GGCTTTTTTATGAGCACTAAGGAACGGTTTAATAACTTAGCGGAAATTTAGTCGACGCAGCAGCAACGAACCCATGGCCAGGTAAATCATATTTTCCGAAACATCAAGGCGCTGCTCGTAGTCGCGCACCAAGCGCCGGTAACGCATCAGCCATGCAAACGTTCGCTCGACCACCCAGCGCCTGGGTTGAACAGCGAAACCTTGCTGCCCTTGCAGGCGCCGCACGACTTCCACCGTGAAGTCAAGAAACGCAGCCTTGTCCATCAACTGTTTGCGGTCATATGCCGCATCCCCAAACAGATGCTTCACCCATGGCCAGCGTTTAATCAGGCCGTCGAGCACCATCTGAGCACCAGTGGAGTCGGCAATATCGGCTGGGGTCAGGTTCATCGCCAGTAAGCGACCGTCCGTGTCGACCGCGATATGGCGTTTGCGCCCGCTGAGTTTCTTGTGGGCGTCATAGCCTCTTGTTCGTGCCCCTGGCGCTTTCACGCTCTGGCTATCGACAACACCGGCACTCGGCAGCACCTCCCGTTCATTGCACATACGATCGAGCATCAGCGCCAAGTCATGAATGGTACGAAACAGCATGCGCCGCATCAGCCGCCGAAACCAGTAATAAACCGTCTGATACGGCGGGAAATCATTTGGCAGCATGCGCCACTCGCATCCGGACCGTACCATGTAACGCAGCGCATTGATCACCGTGCGCAAATCCGTTTTGCGAGGTCTTCCCGTCTTCGCTTGCCTTGGCAGCAGCGGTGCGATCAGACGCCACTCTTCATCTTTCACATCTGTGGGATAGCCACGTTTAAGTGCCGTCCTCACCTGCTGATGCCGGCTTCGATTCTCTTGCGTCCACATCGTCAATCACTCCAAAACATCAAAGATGCTTTGACCTGAAAGTTGCTATAAAGTTTTTAAACCGTTACTAAGAGCAGTCGATATATTGACAATTTATTTTAAGTGATATCTATAATAACTTTTGCATGAAAGTGTACGTTAGCGTTGACGCTGCGCCGAATTCTTGGCGTCGGACTGCTCACAGCGAATGCAGCGGTTGTCACCATCGGTCATCCTGCCGGCTTCAGTTCCGGTCGTCAATTTGCGACATGGCTCGGCTTGGTACTAAGCCAGACTGAAATTGGTGGATACGTTCGTTAATTTGGTTTAAGCAAACTGGGCGACGTCTATCTGTGAACATTGCTCGTTCACGGCGCTAGAGCGATCATCTCAGGCAGTGCGCACTCCCCATGGATTATTGAACTTTTAAGTGAAGGCCGTACGGCGTTACAGGTACCGCTCTGGCGAACAAGTTGGCTCGAATAATTTTGGCAGTATTGTTCACGATAACGTATTTGATCTCGAGTAAAGTCCACCGAACTGAAAAGTTCGGCATACGGGACAACAAGCTTTACTTCAGGAGTGCAAGCGAAAAATACATGATGGCGAACAGAGAGTACCGTGACGAGAATAACCTGATAGGGAATTGCAGCCATTGATATTAAAAATAAGATAAGAAATTGTCGGTGAATTCTATCAGGGTCTGCAAGTGATGGACCTGCATCAACAGGCTAGATATCAGACTGTTACCTCATCTGGACTTAACGTGCGAAGCTACTTAATCTCCGTGAGTCGTCCATATAAGTTATCCATAGAGCCTGTCCAGGCTCACGTCCACACTTATCCGCCAAAAAATATGCGCTTTTAAGTGATATTTAAAGAGACTACATCCAAAAATGAAGCTATCATTTAGGATTGATCCTACTTACTAAATTCAAAGGAAAACATGACAGTCGATCTTGATGTGGTTATAGATAGTCCCGACTATTCGGTTGAAATGAAATCTGGCCTTAAAACACTTCAGGGTTCATCGGATGCCATCAGAATAGTTGCAGAAACCGTTTTGTCGGGAAAAATCCCAGGAAGAAAGACTTTCAAAGGGAAAGTTAAAACAATCTTGAAGGCCAGCTTTAGCGGATCATATGGTCAGATTTTCACGTTAGATATTTCCGATCAGGTATTAAAAGAGAAATATGGAGAGATTGGATGGGAAGTATTTACGGAAATAATTTCTTATTTCTTAAATGATTCGGTTTATAAGGAAAATGAAATATTGAGCGCTCAAGCAAAGGAAATAATCGATAATCTGGGAGAGAAAGCAGAAGACCTTAGCAAACATCTTCGAGTTTCGGCGATGAAAAATATTCATGACACAAGTTTTAAATTTAACTATGATGTCAAAATTCGATTCAGAAAAAACAGAGATGAAAAGAAAATATTGGCAGAATTTGATAGAAGTACAGGCTTAACTTTAGCAGCGAAATTGGATCGCCAGAGCATAGATGTCTCTGTTGCAATTACAAGGTTGAATATAAATACAGGTAATGGACGTCTTCAAATTTTCGGTGAAAATGAAACTACAGCATTTGGTTTCTTGAGTGAGTATAAAGTAATAAACGCAAGGGCAAAAAGCTTGATATCGGATAATCTTTCGAAAAATAATATATTGGATGAAGAGCAACGAATTTATATAAAATTACAAGTTCGCGCTTTAAGAATTCGTGATGGAAAAGCAGTGAAGTATTTTATCTCGGGATTTTATGAGGAATAATTATCTTACTTTTCTTGGCGGGATGGCAATTACGATAATAATCGCTTTCTATGTATTGAAATTTTTCCCAATATTTGGCTCCCAATTGTCAGAGGATACGGCGGTTTGGGGCCAGTTTGGTGACTACATAGGTGGGACATTAAACCCAATCTTAAGTTTTTTATCCGTTGTACTCCTGATACGATCAGCCACATTGCAAAAAGAAGCAAATGCCGAGCTTAAAAAAGAACTTAAGAATAGCGAAAGAACTGAAAATTTTAGATTGTTTAATACGTTGTTTTTCAATATGATAGAATCACAAAAAAATATTTTTCGTGAATTTAAAATATATTTCTACGAAGGTCACAACATTGTGGAGAAAACAGGTGCTGCTGCTGTATTGCATATGGAAGAGGAAATAGAGAATTTGAGAGATAATGGCGTAGGCAACGAAGGTGTAGCAGATTATCTTAGTGAGTTGGATTCCGAAGATCAGATTTTTGGGGTTTTGCGTGCTTTTTACACTACCGTGAAAATAATTTGCGATAAGATTGTTGAGGAGAATGGTTTCAAAGAAGGAGAAGCAAGAGATCAAATAATAACTTTGATTAACTTTACAGATTTCTCTCAGCTTCGTTTGGTGGTGATTGGCACTCAATTTTTAAATTACAAATCTTGCGAGTATCTTAGAGGTAATAATTTATTTATATCCTCGCTCAACGAGGTTAAGCTTAGTTTGGATTTGTATTAATTAGAATTGGGACACTTATTGAACTTTTTCTGATGCAATCGATTTTGCTAAACATCAAGTTTTTGCGCAAAATTCGCGTCATGCATCAGCGCGCTTTTCACCACGCCCATACAACCTGCACTCCGCCGCCAGCGCCAGCAAATTGGGATCACGCTCGCGGCTGCTCTGCATCAACAGGGTGATTTGCTGGTGCGAGCCGTAGCGCGCGTCGAGGGGCAGCAGTTCGATGCGCGAGCTGAAGGCGCGCACTCTGCCTGGCAGCAGGCTGTAGCCGATGCCGCCGCTCACCAGGTTGATCAGCGAGAAGATGTCGCCCACCCTCATGGCCGTGTCGGGCACGAAGCCGGCCAGCTCGAATGCGTGGTTGAAGCTTTGCGAGGTGACGAATCCCTCGTTGAGCGTGACGAATTTGTCGTCGCGCAACTGTTGCAAGTCCACCGAGGCCGTTCCCGCATAGGGCGAGGCGAGCGGCGCGGCCAGGAAGATGTCGTCTTGGAACAGGGGCACGGCCACCAGGCCCGCATGCTGTTCGTCTTCCTGCACGCCGATGATGATGGCGTCCAGCCGGCCGTCGGCCAGGCTTTGCAGCAGGTCGCGGTTCGAACCCAGGGTCAGGTCGATGTCCAGGCCCGGCCGGCGCAGTTTCAGGGCGATCACCAGCTGCGGGATGCAGTGCAGGGTCAATGAATACAGCGAACCGATCTTCAGGCGCACGGGGTTGATGCCCGACATTTCGCGCACCTTGCGCACGCCTTCCTCGCATTCGGCCAGCGCGCGCCGCGCCGATTCGGCAAAGGTGTAGGCCGTATGCAGGGGTATCAGACTGCGCCCCTCGCGCTTGAACAGTGGGCAGCGCAAGCCGTCTTCCAGCGAGTGCAGGGCGCGGTGCACGCTGACCGTGCTCTGGCCCAGCGCATCGGCCACCCGCGCCAGGTTGTTCAATTCCATGAAGCTGAGAAAAACTTCCAGCTTTTTCAGGGTAATTTCTTCGTTGATGGCCATGACTAGCCTCTTTCAAGGGAGTTCATTAACTTCAGGGTAATGAACATGGTAGCAGGTTGATTGTCGCGCTGGCGCTTTCGTTCTATCGTCTGGACTCGATAGCTCATTCCGGAGGCATGATGTCAACCGCCACAGCAGCGCCAGCGCAGCGGCAAAAACAATGGGACACGCGGCGCACCGAGAAACGCCGACGCCTGGAAGCCGTGCGCCAATATGCGAACGGTCCCGTGCTGCAACCGGGCGACATGGTCGCCGTGCTCGAAGCGCTGCTCGCGCCGGGCGACCGCGTCGTTCTTGAAGGCAATAACCAGAAGCAGGCCGACTTCCTCGCCCGCATGTTGACCCAGGTCAACCCCGACAAGATCCACCATCTGCACCTGATCATGCCCAGCGTCAGCCTGCCCGAGCACTTGGACCTGTTCGAGCGCGGCATCGCCCGCAAGCTCGATTTCTCGTTCGCCGGCACGCAAAGCCTGCGCATCGCCCAGTTCCTGCAGGATGGCTTGCTCGAAGTGGGCGCCATCCACACGTATATCGAGCTGTATGCGCGCCTGTTCGTCGACCTCACGCCCAACGTCGTCATGGTGGCCGGCTACATGGCCGACCGCCAGGGCAATCTGTACACGGGCCCCAGCACCGAGGACACGCCCACGCTGGTGGAATCGGCCGCCTTCCGCGACGGCATCGTCATCGCCCAGGTGAACCAGATCGTCGACGACGTCAGCGATTTGCCCCGGGTCGACGTGCCTGGCTCGTGGATCGATTTCGTGGTGCAGTCCGACAAACCGTTCTTCATCGAGCCCTTGTTTACCCGCGATCCGCGCGTGATCAAGCCCGTGCACGTGCTGATGGCCATGATGGCGATCCGCGGCGTGTATGAAAAACACCAGGTGCAGTCGCTGAACCACGGCATCGGCTTCAATACGGCCGCCATCGAGCTGATCTTGCCCACGTATGGCGAGCAACTGGGCTTGAAGGGCAAGATTTGCCGCAACTGGGTGCTCAACCCCCATCCCACCCTGATCCCCGCCATCGAGACGGGCTGGGTCGAGAGCGTGCACTGCTTCGGCGCGGAACTGGGCATGGAAGGCTATGCGGCCGCGCGGCCCGACGTGTTCTTCACGGGCCGCGACGGTTCCATGCGCTCGAACCGCGCCCTGTGCCAGCTGGCGGGCCAGTACGCGGTCGACCTGTTCATCGGCGCGACCCTGCAGATGGATGGCCTGGGCAATTCCTCGACCGTCACCAACGGCCGCCTGGCCGGGTTCGGCGGCGCGCCCAATATGGGTCATGACCCGCACGGTCGGCGCCACCCGACACCGGCCTGGCTGGACCTGATCGAGACGGACGACCCGCTGGCGCGCGGCAAGAAGCTGGTGGTGCAGATGGTCGAGACGTTCCAGGACGGCGGCCAGCCGACCATCGTCGAATCGCTCGACGCCGTGGCCGTGGGCCAAGCCAGTGGCATGCCGCTGGCGCCCGTGATGATCTATGGCGACGACGTCACCCATGTGCTGACGGAAGAGGGCATCGCCTACCTGTACAAGGCCCGTTCGCTAGACGAGCGCAAGGCCATGCTGGCGGCGGTCGCCGGCGTGACGCCCATCGGCCTGCGCCACGACCCGAAGACGACGGCCAAATTGCGCGCCGACGGCCTGATCGCGCTGCCCGAGGATATCGGCGTGCAGCGCGGCGCGGCGAACCGCTCGCTGCTGGCGGCGAAAAGCATCGCCGACCTGGTCGAGTGGTCGGACGGCCTGTATCAACCCCCCGCCAAATTCAGGAGCTGGTAATGAGCACGATGATGACGACGATGACAATGACGCCGGTGCGGGAACGCGCCGCCGCGCTGGGGCGGCAGGTGCTGCAGGCGCTGCTCGATGAAGTGACCCTGACGCCGAAACCGGGCCTGGTCGATTTGCGCAGCCGGGGCGCCCACGCGGACTTGAACTGGGCCCTGATGTGCCACTCTGCCTGCGTGCTGGAACCCGTGTTTGCCGCCATGGCCCAAGCGGCTTGGGAAAGCGGCGATGACGATGGCCTGCGCCAGCGCATCGGCGCCATCGGCCGCGAAGGCGAGGCGTTGATGCTGGCAGCGACGGGCGGCGTGAACACGCACCGGGGCGCCATCTGGGCGCTGGGCCTCCTGGCGACGGCGGCGGCGCAGCAGGGCGCGCGCGGCGCATCGCTGACGCCGCACGCCGTGGCGGCGCGGGCCGGCGCGCTGGCCCGTTTGCACGATCGTGGCGCGCCTGCCGTCACCGGCAACAAGGGCGAGCTGGCATGCCGCCAGTACCAGGTGGACGGGGCGCGGGGCCAGGCCCGCGCCGGCTTTCCCCTCGTGACGGGGGCCGGGCTGGCGCAGCTGCGCGCCTCGCGGGCGCGCGGCGACAACGAGACGACAGCGCGCCTGAATGCCTTGCTGGCGATTATCAGCCAGCTGGACGACACCTGCGTGCTGTCGCGCGGGGGCGAGGCGGCCTTGCTGGACCTGCAGGCGGGAGCGGCGCGGGTGCTGGCGGCCGGCGGCGCGGCTACCAATGCCGGAACGCAGGCGCTGCTGGCGCTGGAAGCGGCGGCGCTGGCGCGCGGCGTGTCGCCGGGCGGCGCGGCCGATCTGCTGGCGGCGACCCTGTTCCTGGACAGATTACAAGAAGGAGAAGCGCATGGAGACGCGTGACTATACATTCCCCGCCGGGCAGCCGGCGTCGGGGCGCGCGCTGGCCGGCGTCGTCGGTTCGGGCGACCTGGAAGTGCTGCTGCAGCCCGCCGACGATGGCGTGACCCGCATCGTCGTCAACACCTCCGTCGACGGCAAGGGCGCCGTCTGGGATGCGCTCTTGCAGCGCGTATTCGGCGGCGAGCCGCTGCCGGCGGCGACCATCGTCATCAACGATTGCGGCGCCACGCCGGGCGTGGTGCGCATGCGCATCGAGCAAGCCTACGAAGAATTGCAAGCGGGGAGGGCGGCATGAGTACATTACAACAACTGCTTGAGCGCGACAGCTTCATCGAACGGGGGGCGCGCAGCCGCGCTAAAGCCTTGCTGGATGCGGGCAGCATGCGCGAACTGCTCGACCCGTTCTGCGGCATCGCGTCGCCGTGGCTGCCGCAGCAGGGCGTCACGGCCCAGGCGGACGACGGCGTGGTGGTGGCCAAGGGCCTGTTCGACGGCCAGCCGGCCGTGGTGCTGGCCATCGAGGGCGCCTATCAGGGCGGCAGCATGGGCGAAGTGGGCGGCGCGAAGATCGCCGGGGCGCTGGAACTGGCGGCGCGCGACAACCGCCAGGGCGTGCCGACGCGCGCCGTGATCCTGTTCGAGACGGGCGGCGTGCGCCTGCAGGAAGCCAACCTGGGCCTGGCGGCGATTGCCGACATCCATGCCGCCATCGTCGACCTGCGCCGCTACCAGCCCGTCATCGGCATCACGGCCGGCACGGTGGGCTGCTACGGCGGCATGTCGATCGCGGCGGGCCTGTGCAGCTATGTTGTCGTGACCCGCGAGGCGCGATTGGGTCTCAATGGCCCCGCCGTGATCGAGCAGGAGGCGGGCGTGGACGAATTCGACTCGCGCAGCAAGCCATTTATATGGAGCCTGACGGGCGGCGAACAGCGTTTTAAGAGCGGCCTGGCCGACGCCTATGTGGAAGACGATACGGCGCAGATGCGCGCCATGGTGGCCGAGCTGTTCGCGCGCGGCGTGCCGGCCCGGCACCGCAGCGACCAGGCGGAAAGCTACCTGGCGCGCCTGGCCGATGTCGACGCGGCCGTGCAAGCCACGCCGGAAGCCGTGCGTTTGATCTACAGCAAAGGAGCCGCAGCATGAACGCCATCACCGACACGAGCCGCGGCGCCGTCTGGCTGGCGGCCCTGACGCACAACGCTGCGCCCCTGCCTGATTATCCACCGTCCGTGCGCGTGGTCGATGCGCCGCTGGCCGGCGCACCGGCGCGCTATCTGGCCGTGCTGCCCGACCCGGACAACCGTTTTACGCGCGCCCGCACGGGTGAAATCGGCCTGGTCGAGGCGTGGCAGCTGGCGCGCGCCGTGCAGCAGGTGGTTGTTGAAGACCGCGACCTGGCCGTCAAGCGGCCGTTTGTTGCCGTCATCGACGTGGCCAGCCAGGCGTATGGCCGGCGCGAAGAGGCGTACGGCATCCACCAGGCGCTGGCCGGCGCGGCGGGGGCTTACGCCGAGGCGCGCCTGGCCGGCCATCCCGTCATCGGCCTGATCGTCGGCAAGGCCATGTCGGGCGCGTTCCTGGCGCACGGCTACCAGTCCAACCGCCTGATCGCGCTCGACGATCCGCAAGTGATGGTGCATGCGATGGGCAAGGCCTCGGCCGCGCGCATCACCTTGCGCACGGTGGCAGCGCTCGAAGCGCTGGCCGCGACGATTCCACCGATGGCTTATGACGTCAAGAATTACGCGACCCTGGGCCTGCTGTGGCAAACCTTGCAGGTGGCGCAGCCCGACCATCCTTCGGCGCAGGACACGGCTGCCGTCGACGCCTGCCTGCAGGCGGCGCTGGCCGACATCCGCGCCGATCCGGAAAGGGACCTTTCCAGCCGCCTGGGCGCGCCGCATCGCCAGGCGTCGGCAAAAGTCAGGGAGGTGCTACGGCAGCAGTGGTAAGTGAAATAACAGAGAAGACACCAAGTCATTCCTATTCCAATAACGGAGACAATCATGATCATTTACGGAACCGCACTGCTGGCCCTGTGCCATTTGCTCGGCATCTTCCTGGGCGACCTGCTCGGGCAGCTGATGGGCGTCAAGACCAACGTGGGCGGCGTGGGCATCGCCATGCTGCTGCTGATCTGCGCCCGGCTCTACATGCAGCGCCGATCCTGGCTGCCGCAGATGACGGAGCGGGGCGTCGAATACTGGGGCGCCATGTATATTCCCGTGGTGGTGGCGATGGCGGCCCAGCAGGATGTGGTGGCGGCCCTGCGCGGCGGCCCAGTGGCCGTCCTCGCCGCCATCGGTTCCGTGCTCGTTTGCGGCGCCGTGATCTCGCTGATGAACCGGATGGAAACCGCGCGCATGGAAAACCCGGCCGCCGCCGAAGCGGAGTCGATGTTGGTCAAGGAGCACCGTCATGCTTGAACTCTTTGAAAAAGCGGCCATCCACAATGGCCTGGTGACGGCCTTCGCCTTTGTCGGCCTGATCATGCTGGTATCGATGGCGCTGTCGAAATACCTGACCTTCGGCCGCGTGCATGGCTCGGCCATTGCGATCGTGATCGGCCTGGGGCTCGCTTACTGGGGCGGCGTGCATAGCGGCGGCCACAAGGGCCTGGCCGATCTGTCGCTGTTCGGCGGCATCGGCCTGATGGGCGGCGCCATGCTGCGCGACTTCGCCATCGTCGCCACCGCCTTCGAGGTGCAGGCGACCGAGGCGCGCAAGGCGGGCCTGATCGGCCTCGTGGCCCTGGTGCTGGGCGTGGTGCTGCCGTTTCTCGTCGGCGCCGGCGTGGCTTACGCGTTTGGCTATTCGGACGCCGTCAGCATGACCACCATCGGCGCCGGCGCCGTCACGTACATCGTCGGCCCCGTCACGGGCGCGGCCATCGGCGCCAGCTCG
This window of the Janthinobacterium agaricidamnosum genome carries:
- a CDS encoding biotin-independent malonate decarboxylase subunit beta, with amino-acid sequence MSTLQQLLERDSFIERGARSRAKALLDAGSMRELLDPFCGIASPWLPQQGVTAQADDGVVVAKGLFDGQPAVVLAIEGAYQGGSMGEVGGAKIAGALELAARDNRQGVPTRAVILFETGGVRLQEANLGLAAIADIHAAIVDLRRYQPVIGITAGTVGCYGGMSIAAGLCSYVVVTREARLGLNGPAVIEQEAGVDEFDSRSKPFIWSLTGGEQRFKSGLADAYVEDDTAQMRAMVAELFARGVPARHRSDQAESYLARLADVDAAVQATPEAVRLIYSKGAAA
- a CDS encoding triphosphoribosyl-dephospho-CoA synthase, translating into MSTMMTTMTMTPVRERAAALGRQVLQALLDEVTLTPKPGLVDLRSRGAHADLNWALMCHSACVLEPVFAAMAQAAWESGDDDGLRQRIGAIGREGEALMLAATGGVNTHRGAIWALGLLATAAAQQGARGASLTPHAVAARAGALARLHDRGAPAVTGNKGELACRQYQVDGARGQARAGFPLVTGAGLAQLRASRARGDNETTARLNALLAIISQLDDTCVLSRGGEAALLDLQAGAARVLAAGGAATNAGTQALLALEAAALARGVSPGGAADLLAATLFLDRLQEGEAHGDA
- the madM gene encoding malonate transporter subunit MadM; this translates as MLELFEKAAIHNGLVTAFAFVGLIMLVSMALSKYLTFGRVHGSAIAIVIGLGLAYWGGVHSGGHKGLADLSLFGGIGLMGGAMLRDFAIVATAFEVQATEARKAGLIGLVALVLGVVLPFLVGAGVAYAFGYSDAVSMTTIGAGAVTYIVGPVTGAAIGASSDVMALSIAAGLIKAILVMVGTPVAARFLRLKTPRSAMVFGGLAGTVSGVSAGLAATDRKLVPYGALVATFHTGLGCLLGPSLLFFAVKAVVA
- a CDS encoding malonate decarboxylase subunit delta; its protein translation is METRDYTFPAGQPASGRALAGVVGSGDLEVLLQPADDGVTRIVVNTSVDGKGAVWDALLQRVFGGEPLPAATIVINDCGATPGVVRMRIEQAYEELQAGRAA
- a CDS encoding LysR family transcriptional regulator; translated protein: MAINEEITLKKLEVFLSFMELNNLARVADALGQSTVSVHRALHSLEDGLRCPLFKREGRSLIPLHTAYTFAESARRALAECEEGVRKVREMSGINPVRLKIGSLYSLTLHCIPQLVIALKLRRPGLDIDLTLGSNRDLLQSLADGRLDAIIIGVQEDEQHAGLVAVPLFQDDIFLAAPLASPYAGTASVDLQQLRDDKFVTLNEGFVTSQSFNHAFELAGFVPDTAMRVGDIFSLINLVSGGIGYSLLPGRVRAFSSRIELLPLDARYGSHQQITLLMQSSRERDPNLLALAAECRLYGRGEKRADA
- the mdcA gene encoding malonate decarboxylase subunit alpha codes for the protein MMSTATAAPAQRQKQWDTRRTEKRRRLEAVRQYANGPVLQPGDMVAVLEALLAPGDRVVLEGNNQKQADFLARMLTQVNPDKIHHLHLIMPSVSLPEHLDLFERGIARKLDFSFAGTQSLRIAQFLQDGLLEVGAIHTYIELYARLFVDLTPNVVMVAGYMADRQGNLYTGPSTEDTPTLVESAAFRDGIVIAQVNQIVDDVSDLPRVDVPGSWIDFVVQSDKPFFIEPLFTRDPRVIKPVHVLMAMMAIRGVYEKHQVQSLNHGIGFNTAAIELILPTYGEQLGLKGKICRNWVLNPHPTLIPAIETGWVESVHCFGAELGMEGYAAARPDVFFTGRDGSMRSNRALCQLAGQYAVDLFIGATLQMDGLGNSSTVTNGRLAGFGGAPNMGHDPHGRRHPTPAWLDLIETDDPLARGKKLVVQMVETFQDGGQPTIVESLDAVAVGQASGMPLAPVMIYGDDVTHVLTEEGIAYLYKARSLDERKAMLAAVAGVTPIGLRHDPKTTAKLRADGLIALPEDIGVQRGAANRSLLAAKSIADLVEWSDGLYQPPAKFRSW
- a CDS encoding transposase, giving the protein MTLRRILGVGLLTANAAVVTIGHPAGFSSGRQFATWLGLVLSQTEIGGYVR
- the mdcE gene encoding biotin-independent malonate decarboxylase subunit gamma, yielding MNAITDTSRGAVWLAALTHNAAPLPDYPPSVRVVDAPLAGAPARYLAVLPDPDNRFTRARTGEIGLVEAWQLARAVQQVVVEDRDLAVKRPFVAVIDVASQAYGRREEAYGIHQALAGAAGAYAEARLAGHPVIGLIVGKAMSGAFLAHGYQSNRLIALDDPQVMVHAMGKASAARITLRTVAALEALAATIPPMAYDVKNYATLGLLWQTLQVAQPDHPSAQDTAAVDACLQAALADIRADPERDLSSRLGAPHRQASAKVREVLRQQW
- the madL gene encoding malonate transporter subunit MadL is translated as MIIYGTALLALCHLLGIFLGDLLGQLMGVKTNVGGVGIAMLLLICARLYMQRRSWLPQMTERGVEYWGAMYIPVVVAMAAQQDVVAALRGGPVAVLAAIGSVLVCGAVISLMNRMETARMENPAAAEAESMLVKEHRHA
- a CDS encoding IS5 family transposase — its product is MWTQENRSRHQQVRTALKRGYPTDVKDEEWRLIAPLLPRQAKTGRPRKTDLRTVINALRYMVRSGCEWRMLPNDFPPYQTVYYWFRRLMRRMLFRTIHDLALMLDRMCNEREVLPSAGVVDSQSVKAPGARTRGYDAHKKLSGRKRHIAVDTDGRLLAMNLTPADIADSTGAQMVLDGLIKRWPWVKHLFGDAAYDRKQLMDKAAFLDFTVEVVRRLQGQQGFAVQPRRWVVERTFAWLMRYRRLVRDYEQRLDVSENMIYLAMGSLLLRRLNFR